The genomic DNA CTGGATTTGAAGTTATAGCTACTACAGATCATTGTCCAGTGGCAGCTATGAGAGATGTTGAGAAAAAAATATATGCAGTGCAATTTCATCCAGAAGTAGAACATACAGAAAATGGAAAAGAAATCATTAAAAATTTCTTATATGAAGTATGTAATTTGAGTGGAGCTTGGAATATGCATGATTTTACTCAAAAGTCTATTCAAGAAGTAAAGGAAAAAGTAGGAGATAAAAAAGTACTTTGTGCTTTATCTGGGGGAGTAGATTCATCTGTTGCAGCAGTACTTGTTCATAAAGCTATTGGAGATCAATTGACTTGTATATTTGTAGACCATGGACTTCTTAGAAAAAACGAAGGAGATCAAGTAGAACAAATATTTAAAGAAAAATTCCATATGAATTTGATTCGTGTCAATGCACAAGATAGATTTTTAGGAAGATTAAAAGGTGTAACAGATCCAGAAACAAAGAGAAAGATTATTGGAGAAGAATTTATCAGAGTATTTGAAGAAGAAGCTAACAAACTTGGAGAGATTGATTATCTTGTACAAGGAACAGTGTATCCTGATGTTATTGAAAGTGGTACAGATACAGCATCAGTAATTAAAAGTCATCACAATGTAGGTGGACTACCAGAAGATATGCAATTTTCTTTAATTGAGCCATTAAGACAATTATTTAAAGATGAAGTAAGAAAAGTTGGGGAAGAATTAGAAATTCCAGAAGAAATCGTATGGAGACAACCTTTCCCAGGACCAGGTCTTGCTATCCGTGTACTAGGTGAAATTACACCAGATAAACTTGAAATAGTAAGAGAATCAGATGCTATTTTAAGAGAAGAAATTAGAAAAGCAAATCTTCATAGAGAAATATGGCAATATTTTACTTGCTTACCTAACATCAGAAGTGTGGGTGTAATGGGAGATGAAAGAACATATTCTCATGCAGTAGGAATTAGAGCTGTAACCTCTTCAGATGGAATGACTTCAGATTGGGCAAGAATTCCTTATGAAGTTTTAGAAAAAATATCTAATCGTATCGTAAATGAAGTAGACAATGTAAATAGAATCATTTATGATGTAACAAGTAAGCCACCTTCAACAATAGAGTGGGAATAAAAAATAGAAAGCCTACAATCTTTATAAAATAAGGATTTGTAGGCTTTCGTTTTATCTTTTGATTTTTAGAGGGAAAAAAGACAATATATATAATTGTGTTAGTTTATAGACAAAGTTATAAAATTCTTCACTGATTTTCAAATTTGGGAAATATGACGAAACGGTTGAAAATAGCATTATAAACTCGCTACGCTCAAACAGTGTAATGCTAATGATTTTCTCACTTATTCTATATTTTCACAAATTCTCAATAAATGTTTCGAATTTTAGGACTTTGCTACAATATACTTTGGCAATAGTCTGTATTCTATATATAATTGTATTGTTAGTTTTTATAAATGACAAACTAGGGAAAATTGTCTATAATGAGCTAAAAAATGATAAAATGGTATAAAGGAGTATTTAATAGTAAAGCAGAGGTGAATGAGGGGGATAATATGTCTAATTTTACTTTTTTAAATAATAAGTGGAAAATATTGGCTAAGTTTGGAACTCAAGCAGAAAACTATCTTCATACGGATAGCAATGCATCCATGTTAAAGATGCGTATGTTTGGAGAACAACTGATAGATTATATATTAACAGCTTTAAAAATTGAAGTGGATAAATTTTCAACTCAAGATGATAAGATTAAACTTTTGAGAAATACAAGAATAAATGGAGCTATACCAGATTTGTTTGATATAGTGAGACGTTATGGAAATAAGGCCAATCATGAAGGCTATGAAAACAAAAAAGATGCTTTAGAATGTTTAGTAGCTATGTATAGGATATCGGCTTGGTTTTATATTAAGGTAACAAAAGATACTTCAATAAAACCATTAACATATAAAACTCCTAAGCCAGTTAAAGCGAAAGCACCAGCATATAATATAGAAGAGTATGCTAAAGAAAAAGAAGAAATAAAAGAGGAACATATTAAAGAAGTAAGATCTGTAAAAGAAGAAGTAAAAACAGTTGTTGAAACTGAAAATGATAAAAAGGTAGAAAAGGAAGTAGAAGAAACCTTAGAGCTTAATGAAGCGGAAACTAGAAAAAAATTGATAGACATCATGCTAAAGGATGCAGGATGGAATATTAATAATAATGAATTGGTGAAAGTAGAGTTTCTCTTAGAAGACCATAAAAAAGCAGGTAAAAAAGGATTTGTTGATTATGTATTGTTTGATAAAAAAGGTAAACCAATTGCAGTAGTAGAGGCTAAGAAATCTTTTGTTGATCCTATTATAGGGCGACAACAAGCAGTAGAGTATGCCAATACCATAGAAAGAGACTATAAAGTTCGTCCTATTATTGTTTATACCAATGGATATGAAATATATATGTGGGATGATAAGTATAGTGAGCCAAGACAAATTTGGGGATTTTATACACTAGAAGATTTAGAAGAATTATTTTTTAAACATAAATATAAGAAGGATTTAAATAAAGTTGAAATAGATAAAAATATTGCAGGAAGACCGTATCAAATAGAAGGGATCAAAAGAGTATATGAAAAATATTCAAGTGGATTTAGAAAAGCCCTTTTAGTAATGGCTACAGGAACAGGAAAAACAAGAACAGTTATTGGATTGACAAAAGGCATGATGGAAGCAAATTGGGCTAAAAGAGTATTGTTTTTAGCGGATAGAGATGAACTTGTAAGACAAGCTAAAGAAGATAAAAATAGCTTTAAAACCTTTATGCCAGAGCAAATATCTTGTAGATTTACTGGAAAAAATTCTGATAATAGAGAGGCTACACTTTATTTTTCAACATATCAAACTATGATTAATTATTATAGCAAGTTTAGTGTAGGATTCTTTGACCTTATTATTTGTGATGAGTCTCATAGAAGTATATATAAGACATATAGAGATATCTTAGAATATTTTGACTCTCGTATTATAGGGCTAACGGCTACACCTGTAGACTTTATAGAAAGAAATACTTTTGATTTATTTAATTGTGAAAATGAAGACCCTACATTTAATTTTTCCATAGACCAAGCTTGGAGTCATATACCTCCATATCTTATTGAGCCAAGAGTAATTGATGCTACTACTGACTTTTTAAGAAAAGGAATAAAATATAGCCAAATGACAGAAGAACAAAGAAGGCAGGTGGATGATGAAGGGTATAATGGTGATGAAATTGAATTTGATAAAAAAGAATTAGAGAAGAAAATAACAAATAAGAATACTAATAAGTTTATATTAAAGACATTAATGGATAAGGGAATTAAAGTAGGGGATCATTTAGGGAAAACAATTATATTTGCTAAAAATAAAAAACATGCTAATTTATTAGATTCGTTATTTAATGAAATGTATCCTCAATATAAAGGAAAAATGACGGCTGTTATTTATTCAGGTATTAAGGATAAGGAAAGACTTATAGAAAATTTTAAAAATGAAGAATTTCCTAGAATAGCTATCTCTGTAGACTTATTAGATACAGGAATAGATGTACCTGAAATAGTCAATTTAGTATTTGCAAAGCCTATATATTCAAAGGTTAAGTTTTGGCAGATGATAGGTAGAGGAACAAGAAGATGTGATAATCTATTTGACAATGGATTAGATAAGATGGAGTTTGTTATTTTTGACTCATATAAAAACTTTGAATTCTTTGAAATGAATCCAAAAGGATTTATTCCTAAACCACAAAAAACATCTATGCAAGTTAGATTTGAATCTTTGTGCAAGCTTTTAGAAACATATAAGTCAAAGAATAAAGAGAATATATGCAATGATTTTGTAGAAAAGTTAAAAAGAGATATAGAAGAGTTACCATTAGAGAGTATAGAAATAAAGAAAAATAGAAAGAAAATAGAACAGGTTAAAAAGGAAGAATACTGGAAGACTTTAAGTGAAGACTTTATTAAAAAATTAAAATTAGAGATTGCACCATTAATACAATGGATTGAAGCGAAAGACAATTCAGATGCTATTTCATTTGATAATTCCATATATAGAATACTTCAAAACTTTGAGAATAATGATAAAGATTCATTGATTAAAGAAATTAATATGACTATGGAAAAATTATCAAGACTTAAATTAAATATAAATCAATTTGATGGAAAAAGAGAACTTGTAAAATCATTATTAGAGCCATCAGGTTGGGAGAATCTTAGTTATGAAAGATTAGAGGAAATAAGAATCAATCTAAGAGATTTGATGAAACATAAAGGAGCTACATCAGGAGCTTTTGTAGTATTTGATATAAAAGATACTGCTGGAGTAGTAAAAGAAATTAGTGCGGGTTCTGTTCTATATGGTTCTAATATGGAGCCTTATGAAAAGAGAGTAAAATCAGCTATTGAGGAGAAGCTAAATGACCAGTTAGTGATTCGGAAAATTAGAAAAGGTGAAAAGCTTTCTCAAACTGAAATAGATGGTATATATTCCATATTTGGTGAAGAATTTGTTTATAGTATAGATGAGCTTTCAAGTAAAACAGATATAGATAAAGAGGATATAGTTGGTATTATTCGAAAGTTTGTTGGAGTTGATGAAATGGAATTAAATAAAAGGTTTGAAGAATTTATTCAAAAGCATCATAAAAAAATGAATGCTACTCAAATTAAAACTTTAGAAATAATTAAAAATGATATAGCTAAAAACAAAGGGATATCCTTTGCAGCATTATTTGCCCAACCCTATACATCTTTTAGTCCAAATGGAGTGGATGGTATATTTGGAAGAATGGCTGATGATGTTTTTGATTTGATAGCACCATTTAAAGCGACGTATATATCTTAAATTTAGGAGGAGTCAAAGCAATGTTAGGACCAGATATTAAAAGTAAAATTGATAAATTATGGAATAACTTTTGGTCAGGGGGAATATCTAACCCTCTGACTGTAATAGAGCAGATATCATATCTTTTGTTTATAAAAAGATTAGATGATATGGATAATGCAAATGAAAAAAGAGCCAATAGAATAGGTAGACCATTTCAATCTATTTTTCCAGAAGAGTTAATGAAGTGGAGTGAATTCAGACATTTAGATGTAAATGAAATGTTTGATATTGTATCTCAAAAGGTTTTTCCATTCATAAAGACTATGGGAGGAGAAGAATCTAGCTTTACAGCTGAAATGAAGGATGCAGTATTTATGATACCAAAAGCATCTCTACTTCAAGAATCCGTTAGACTTATAGATGGAATAAATATGGATGATGCAGATACTAAGGGAGACTTATACGAGTATCTTTTATCAAAGCTTGCAACATCAGGAGTAAATGGTCAGTTTAGAACGCCAAGACACATCATAAGAATGATGGTTGACCTTATGGACCCATCCATTGATGACGAAATATGTGATCCTGCTTGCGGTACTGCTGGATTTTTAATTAATTCATTAGAATATTTATTAGAAAAATACACAAATCCTGAAAGTGTATTTACGGATGAAGATGGAAATCTTCATAAAAGAATTGGGGATATGATGAAGGGTGAAGATTGGAATCATTTTAGGACTAAAATGTTCTACGGGTTTGATTTTGATCCATCAATGGTTAGAATCGCTTCAATGAACCTTATGCTTCATAGTGTAGATAATCCAAATGTAAGACAAATGGATACATTATCTAAAAATTATGAAGAAGAAAATAAATATACAGTAGTATTAGCAAATCCACCTTTTAAAGGAAGTATAGATAAAGAAGATATAAATTCTACCCTTGCAAAGGGAGCAAAAACTACTAAGACTGAACTTTTATTTATGAAGCTTATTGATAGAATACTTGATTTAGGTGGAAGATGTGCAGTAATCGTTCCGGATGGAGTTTTATTTGGATCAACAAAAGCCCATAAGGATATAAGACAAAATTTAGTGGAAGAAAATGCATTAGAAGGAGTAATTTCAATGCCTTCAGGAGTATTCAAACCCTATGCAGGAGTATCAACAGCGATACTTTTATTTACAAAGGGTGGAGAAACAAATAAAGTATGGTTTTATGATATGCAAAGTGATGGATTTTCATTAGATGATAGAAGAAACAAGCTTGATCATGATGGTGATATTCCAGATATAGTAGAAAAATGGAGAGCAGTAAAAAAAGATAACTCTATAGAGCCAACGAAAGAAGATCAATGGTTTTGGGTAGAAAAAGAAGAGATAGTAGGTAATAATTATGACCTTACTATTAATAAGTATAAGGAAATAGAGTATGAAGAAGTGGTATACGAAGAACCAGAGGTTATATTAGATAAGATTGAAGAGTTAGAAAGATCAATTTTAGAAGATGTAGCAGAGCTTAAAGGAATGGTGAAGTAGGATGAAGGAAAGTAATGGCACCAAATTTATTATAAAAGAACTTAGGGATGTAGTTGAAATTGATGGTGGATATGCATTTAAAAGTGATGAATTTATGCCCAATAAAACTCCTATTATTAGAATAGGAAATATTGTAGAAGGGAATGTAGTTATAGATAACAACATTGGGTATGATATTGAAAATCAAGATTTTGATAAATATATTATAAAGAATCAAGATATATTAATAGCTATGTCAGGTGCTACTACAGGTAAATTAGCTATGTATAAAAATAACACTGAAGCTCTACTAAATCAACGTGTAGGTAGATTAAATGTTATTTGTGAGGATATACTTGATAATAATTATCTATATTACTATTTAAGATCAGATTTTGTTCAGAATAAAATTAAAGTAATAGCAAGTGGTTGTGCTCAACCTAATATAAGTTCGAAACAAATTTTA from Inediibacterium massiliense includes the following:
- the guaA gene encoding glutamine-hydrolyzing GMP synthase, whose amino-acid sequence is MNSKELVLVIDFGGQYKELIARRVREANVYCEVVPYTTSLEKIKEKDPKGFIFTGGPASAYAENAPSITKEIFELGIPILGICYGGQLIAHLLGGKVTRANTREYGRVNLNIQNKEGIFTNIKDASKCWMSHTDFIEKEAPGFEVIATTDHCPVAAMRDVEKKIYAVQFHPEVEHTENGKEIIKNFLYEVCNLSGAWNMHDFTQKSIQEVKEKVGDKKVLCALSGGVDSSVAAVLVHKAIGDQLTCIFVDHGLLRKNEGDQVEQIFKEKFHMNLIRVNAQDRFLGRLKGVTDPETKRKIIGEEFIRVFEEEANKLGEIDYLVQGTVYPDVIESGTDTASVIKSHHNVGGLPEDMQFSLIEPLRQLFKDEVRKVGEELEIPEEIVWRQPFPGPGLAIRVLGEITPDKLEIVRESDAILREEIRKANLHREIWQYFTCLPNIRSVGVMGDERTYSHAVGIRAVTSSDGMTSDWARIPYEVLEKISNRIVNEVDNVNRIIYDVTSKPPSTIEWE
- a CDS encoding DEAD/DEAH box helicase family protein is translated as MSNFTFLNNKWKILAKFGTQAENYLHTDSNASMLKMRMFGEQLIDYILTALKIEVDKFSTQDDKIKLLRNTRINGAIPDLFDIVRRYGNKANHEGYENKKDALECLVAMYRISAWFYIKVTKDTSIKPLTYKTPKPVKAKAPAYNIEEYAKEKEEIKEEHIKEVRSVKEEVKTVVETENDKKVEKEVEETLELNEAETRKKLIDIMLKDAGWNINNNELVKVEFLLEDHKKAGKKGFVDYVLFDKKGKPIAVVEAKKSFVDPIIGRQQAVEYANTIERDYKVRPIIVYTNGYEIYMWDDKYSEPRQIWGFYTLEDLEELFFKHKYKKDLNKVEIDKNIAGRPYQIEGIKRVYEKYSSGFRKALLVMATGTGKTRTVIGLTKGMMEANWAKRVLFLADRDELVRQAKEDKNSFKTFMPEQISCRFTGKNSDNREATLYFSTYQTMINYYSKFSVGFFDLIICDESHRSIYKTYRDILEYFDSRIIGLTATPVDFIERNTFDLFNCENEDPTFNFSIDQAWSHIPPYLIEPRVIDATTDFLRKGIKYSQMTEEQRRQVDDEGYNGDEIEFDKKELEKKITNKNTNKFILKTLMDKGIKVGDHLGKTIIFAKNKKHANLLDSLFNEMYPQYKGKMTAVIYSGIKDKERLIENFKNEEFPRIAISVDLLDTGIDVPEIVNLVFAKPIYSKVKFWQMIGRGTRRCDNLFDNGLDKMEFVIFDSYKNFEFFEMNPKGFIPKPQKTSMQVRFESLCKLLETYKSKNKENICNDFVEKLKRDIEELPLESIEIKKNRKKIEQVKKEEYWKTLSEDFIKKLKLEIAPLIQWIEAKDNSDAISFDNSIYRILQNFENNDKDSLIKEINMTMEKLSRLKLNINQFDGKRELVKSLLEPSGWENLSYERLEEIRINLRDLMKHKGATSGAFVVFDIKDTAGVVKEISAGSVLYGSNMEPYEKRVKSAIEEKLNDQLVIRKIRKGEKLSQTEIDGIYSIFGEEFVYSIDELSSKTDIDKEDIVGIIRKFVGVDEMELNKRFEEFIQKHHKKMNATQIKTLEIIKNDIAKNKGISFAALFAQPYTSFSPNGVDGIFGRMADDVFDLIAPFKATYIS
- a CDS encoding type I restriction-modification system subunit M, with the translated sequence MLGPDIKSKIDKLWNNFWSGGISNPLTVIEQISYLLFIKRLDDMDNANEKRANRIGRPFQSIFPEELMKWSEFRHLDVNEMFDIVSQKVFPFIKTMGGEESSFTAEMKDAVFMIPKASLLQESVRLIDGINMDDADTKGDLYEYLLSKLATSGVNGQFRTPRHIIRMMVDLMDPSIDDEICDPACGTAGFLINSLEYLLEKYTNPESVFTDEDGNLHKRIGDMMKGEDWNHFRTKMFYGFDFDPSMVRIASMNLMLHSVDNPNVRQMDTLSKNYEEENKYTVVLANPPFKGSIDKEDINSTLAKGAKTTKTELLFMKLIDRILDLGGRCAVIVPDGVLFGSTKAHKDIRQNLVEENALEGVISMPSGVFKPYAGVSTAILLFTKGGETNKVWFYDMQSDGFSLDDRRNKLDHDGDIPDIVEKWRAVKKDNSIEPTKEDQWFWVEKEEIVGNNYDLTINKYKEIEYEEVVYEEPEVILDKIEELERSILEDVAELKGMVK